Proteins from a genomic interval of Syngnathus acus chromosome 4, fSynAcu1.2, whole genome shotgun sequence:
- the kdm4aa gene encoding lysine-specific demethylase 4A isoform X4 — protein MSGDSAAQNAAPCRIMTFTPSMEDFRDFRRYVAYMESQGAHRAGMAKVIPPKGWRPRKTYDDMDELVIPAPIQQVVTGQSGLFTQYNIQKKPMTVQEFRKTSNMDKFCHPRYVDFDELERKFWKNLTFNPPLYGADVSESLYDPDVSEWNIGRLQTILDTVENESGVKIKGVNTPYLYFGMWKAAFAWYTEDMDLYSINYLHFGEPKSWYAVPPEHGRRLERLAKGFFPGNAQSCEAFLRHKMTLISPSILKKYGIPFEKVTQEAGQFIVTFPFSYHAGFNHGFNCAESTNFAMERWIDYGKQATLCSCRQDMVKISMDAFVRKFQPERYKLWKAGKDNAPIDHAKPTPEAAIFQKESPPPDDDDAGEGDRSAASPRAQTAAKRPLDTTEDVKGETAQEEAEPKKAKMESPAQVKTDMHDQTDELESKPQKKGEIEMEEEEEKPDRLESPSKKEEEAEPITNHVPDPAEEQVSAPCSAEAGGVSAHKAFQRTLSPADVLHVHSYAKGDYAEEEALPKDEDDSEGNKDTSKGAEEARGTTEHNDLGRLPGHHPLIKDGLNDEGPVESLPVEEGGLEGEGWAKPLAHLWQSRPPNMKKEREYNRKAGSKPPYCSVCSLFIAYQQAEGVSSATAPVMVAGGHMRTKPLIPETCFATTTEEDSECEEPPVTPRLEEDGTSLLVSCSHCSVRVHASCYGVDPACVSKEWKCARCKANAMTENCCLCCLRGGALQKANNNKWVHVLCAVAVLEARFINITERKPVDLSGIPLQRFKLKCYYCKKRMKKASGCCVQCSHGRCPTAYHPTCAQAAGVLMQPDDWPFVVHVTCCRHKGPAHIQRNKAAMQELTVGQKVICKHKNGRYYQCDVVQLSKETFYQVNFDDGSFSDNLFPEDIVSRDCAQLGPPPQGEVVQVRWTDGLVYGAKFVASRVVQMYLVEFEDGSQLTAKRDDVYSLDEELPKRVKSRLSKASDMRFDGIFEGKEIIRESKRQRVINSRYRGDYIEPVIYRAIME, from the exons ATGAGCGGCGACTCGGCCGCCCAGAATGCAGCTCCCTGCAGGATCATGACCTTCACACCGTCTATGGAAGACTTCCGAGACTTCCGCCGCTACGTGGCCTACATGGAATCTCAGGGAGCGCACCGAGCGGGGATGGCCAAG GTGATCCCGCCCAAAGGCTGGAGGCCACGGAAGACTTACGACGACATGGACGAGCTGGTCATTCCCGCGCCCATCCAGCAAGTGGTGACAGGCCAGTCGGGCCTCTTCACGCAGTACAACATCCAGAAGAAGCCCATGACCGTGCAAGAGTTCCGCAAGACCTCCAATATGGACAA ATTCTGCCATCCACGCTATGTGGACTTTGACGAGCTAGAGCGCAAGTTCTGGAAGAACCTGACCTTCAATCCGCCGCTCTATGGTGCCGACGTCAGCGAGAGTCTCTACGACCCG GATGTGAGCGAGTGGAACATCGGCCGACTGCAGACCATCTTGGACACGGTGGAGAATGAGAGCGGCGTGAAGATTAAAGGAGTCAACACGCCTTATCTTTACTTTGGTATGTGGAAGGCTGCGTTTGCCTGGTACACAGAGGACATGGACCTCTACAGCATCAACTACTTGCACTTTGGAGAGCCCAAGTCCTG GTACGCAGTCCCGCCGGAACATGGGAGGAGATTGGAGCGTCTTGCCAAGG GTTTCTTTCCCGGCAACGCTCAAAGCTGCGAGGCCTTCTTGCGCCACAAGATGACCTTGATCTCGCCGTCCATCCTCAAGAAGTACGGGATTCCCTTTGAGAAG GTGACGCAGGAAGCCGGCCAGTTCATTGTCACCTTCCCGTTCAGCTACCACGCCGGATTTAACCACGGCTTTAACTGTGCCGAGTCCACCAATTTTGCCATGGAGCGCTGGATCGACTACGGCAAACAAGCCACATTG TGCTCGTGCCGCCAGGACATGGTGAAGATCTCCATGGACGCGTTTGTGCGCAAGTTCCAGCCGGAGCGCTACAAGCTTTGGAAAGCGGGCAAGGACAACGCTCCCATTGATCACGCCAAGCCCACTCCGGAAGCCGCCATCTTCCAGAAGGAAAGCCCGCCTCCTGACGACGATGACGCGGGTGAGGGCGACCGCTCGGCCGCCAG CCCTAGAGCTCAGACAGCTGCCAAGCGACCGCTCGACACCACAGAGGATGTCAAAGGCGAGACGGCCCAAGAGGAGGCGGAGCCCAAGAAGGCCAAGATGGAGTCCCCTGCCCAAGTCAAGACAGACATGCACG ACCAGACAGATGAATTGGAGTCGAAGCCTCAGAAGAAAGGAGAAATTGAaatggaagaggaagaagaaaagccTGACAGATTGGAAAGTCCATcgaagaaagaggaggaagcgGAGCCTATTACAAATCATGTGCCTGATCCTGCAGAAGAACAGGTGTCGGCACCGTGCTCAGCGGAGGCGGGCGGTGTGTCGGCACACAAAGCCTTCCAGAGAACGCTGAGCCCTGCTGATGTCCTGCACGTGCACAGTTACGCCAAAGGAGACTACGCCGAGGAAGAGGCCTTACCTAAAGATGAAGACGACAGCGAGGGCAACAAAGACACCAGCAAA GGGGCGGAAGAGGCACGGGGCACCACCGAGCATAATGATCTGGGCCGGCTTCCCGGACACCACCCGCTCATCAAGGACGGCCTCAACGATGAAG GTCCGGTGGAGTCATTGCCCGTGGAGGAGGGAGGCCTGGAGGGCGAAGGCTGGGCCAAACCTCTGGCCCACCTTTGGCAGAGTCGACCCCCCAACATGAAGAAGGAGCGCGAGTACAACCGGAAGGCAGGCTCCAAGCCGCCCTACTGCTCCGTATGCTCACTGTTCATCGCCTACCAGCAG GCGGAGGGTGTGAGCAGTGCCACTGCGCCCGTCATGGTGGCGGGCGGGCACATGCGCACCAAGCCGCTGATCCCGGAGACATGCTTTGCCACCACCACCGAGGAAGACTCCGAGTGCGAGGAGCCACCGGTGACGCCCCGTCTGGAGGAAGACGGGACCAGTCTCCTAGTCAGCTGCTCGCACTGCAGCGTCCGTGTCCACGCCA GCTGTTATGGCGTCGATCCCGCCTGCGTCAGCAAGGAGTGGAAGTGCGCCCGCTGCAAAGCCAACGCCATGACAGAG AACTGCTGCCTGTGCTGTCTGCGGGGTGGTGCGCTGCAGAAGGCCAATAACAACaa GTGGGTGCACGTCCTGTGCGCGGTTGCCGTGCTGGAGGCTCGCTTCATCAACATCACGGAGAGAAAACCCGTTGATCTGAGCGGCATCCCCCTGCAAAGATTCAAACTG AAGTGTTACTACTGCAAGAAGCGCATGAAGAAGGCGTCAGGCTGCTGTGTGCAGTGTTCGCACGGGCGCTGCCCCACCGCCTACCACCCGACGTGCGCGCAGGCCGCTGGCGTGCTCATGCAGCCCGACGACTGGCCCTTCGTGGTGCACGTCACTTGCTGTCGGCACAAAGGACCCGCGCACATACAG CGCAACAAGGCAGCCATGCAGGAGCTGACGGTGGGCCAGAAGGTGATCTGCAAGCACAAGAACGGCCGCTACTACCAGTGTGATGTGGTGCAGCTGTCCAAGGAAACTTTCTACCAGGTCAACTTTGACGACGGCTCCTTCAGCGACAACCTCTTCCCTGAGGACATTGtg AGCCGAGACTGCGCCCAGTTGGGTCCACCCCCCCAGGGTGAAGTGGTGCAGGTGCGCTGGACGGACGGCCTGGTCTATGGTGCCAAGTTTGTGGCCTCCCGTGTGGTCCAGATGTACCTG GTGGAGTTTGAGGACGGCTCTCAGCTGACTGCCAAGCGAGACGACGTCTACTCGCTCGACGAGGAACTGCCCAAGAGGGTGAAGTCCAGGCTG TCCAAAGCATCGGACATGCGCTTTGACGGCATCTTTGAGGGGAAGGAGATCATCCGGGAGTCCAAGAGGCAGCGGGTCATCAACTCGCGTTACCGCGGGGACTACATCGAACCCGTCATCTACAGAGCCATTATGGAGTAG